In the genome of Telluria beijingensis, one region contains:
- the miaB gene encoding tRNA (N6-isopentenyl adenosine(37)-C2)-methylthiotransferase MiaB: MQKKVFIKTFGCQMNEYDSDKMVDVLGASDGLVRTDTPEDADVILFNTCSIREKSQEKVFSDLGRIKELKRNKPDLVIGVGGCVASQEGDAIVKRAPYVDVVFGPQTLHRLPQLIQDRRQSGKAQVDISFPEIEKFDFLPPAKVEGPIAYVSIMEGCSKYCSYCVVPYTRGEEVSRRFEDVLTEVAGLAAQGVKEIMLLGQNVNAFRGVMESGETADFALLLEYIAEIPGIERLRFVTSHPKEFSQRLIDAYARIPQLVSHLYLPVQHGSDRILNAMKRGYTGLEYKSIIRRLRAVRPNITFSSDFIVGFPGETEADFEAMMKLVEDVNFDNSFSFIFSKRPGTPAANLEDDTPHEVKLARLQRLQALIDANTRKHSAAMVGSVQRVLVEGVAKKDATQLQGRAENNRVVLFPLDATNASLIGQLVDVRIAASHDYYLRGELVANLDTIAQAS, encoded by the coding sequence ATGCAAAAAAAAGTATTCATTAAAACCTTCGGCTGCCAGATGAACGAGTACGACTCGGACAAGATGGTCGACGTCCTTGGCGCCTCGGATGGACTGGTGCGCACCGACACGCCGGAAGACGCGGATGTGATCCTGTTCAATACCTGCTCGATCCGCGAAAAATCGCAAGAAAAAGTGTTTTCCGACTTGGGCCGTATCAAGGAGCTCAAGCGCAACAAGCCCGACCTGGTCATCGGCGTTGGCGGCTGCGTCGCGTCGCAAGAAGGCGATGCCATCGTCAAGCGCGCGCCCTATGTCGATGTGGTGTTCGGCCCGCAGACCCTGCACCGCCTGCCGCAACTGATCCAGGACCGGCGCCAGTCGGGCAAGGCGCAAGTCGATATCAGTTTCCCCGAGATCGAGAAGTTTGACTTCTTGCCACCGGCTAAGGTCGAAGGCCCCATTGCGTATGTGTCGATCATGGAAGGCTGCAGCAAGTATTGCAGCTACTGCGTCGTGCCCTATACGCGCGGCGAGGAAGTCTCGCGCCGCTTCGAGGACGTGCTGACCGAGGTCGCCGGCCTGGCCGCCCAGGGTGTGAAGGAAATCATGCTGCTGGGCCAGAATGTGAATGCCTTCCGCGGCGTCATGGAAAGCGGAGAAACCGCCGACTTCGCCCTGCTGCTCGAATACATCGCCGAGATTCCCGGCATCGAACGCCTGCGCTTCGTCACCAGCCATCCAAAGGAATTCAGCCAGCGCCTGATCGACGCGTATGCGCGGATTCCGCAACTGGTCAGCCACCTGTATCTGCCGGTACAGCACGGTTCGGACCGCATCCTCAATGCCATGAAGCGCGGCTATACCGGCCTCGAATACAAATCGATCATCCGCCGCCTGCGCGCGGTGCGGCCCAATATCACCTTCTCGTCCGATTTCATCGTCGGCTTCCCGGGCGAGACCGAGGCCGATTTCGAGGCCATGATGAAGCTGGTCGAGGACGTCAACTTCGACAACAGCTTCAGCTTCATCTTCAGCAAGCGGCCCGGCACCCCGGCCGCCAACCTCGAAGACGATACCCCGCACGAGGTCAAGCTGGCGCGCCTGCAGCGCCTGCAAGCCCTGATCGATGCCAATACCCGCAAGCATAGCGCCGCCATGGTCGGCAGCGTGCAGCGGGTGCTGGTCGAAGGCGTCGCAAAAAAGGACGCCACCCAGTTGCAGGGCCGCGCCGAAAACAACCGCGTGGTCCTGTTCCCATTGGACGCCACGAATGCGTCGCTGATCGGCCAGCTGGTCGACGTGCGCATCGCCGCCAGCCACGATTACTATTTGCGCGGCGAACTCGTCGCCAACCTCGATACGATCGCCCAAGCCAGTTGA